One genomic region from Argentina anserina chromosome 2, drPotAnse1.1, whole genome shotgun sequence encodes:
- the LOC126784875 gene encoding mogroside IE synthase-like, whose amino-acid sequence MEKEKEDGAYKAHCVVVPFPTQGHINPMLQFSKRLERKGLKVTLVTTKSFQNRSSSQSTSIALETISDGYDDGGMVVAESTEDYLDRFREIGSRTLTEVIHKLSDSGHRVDGIVYDAFMPWPLDVAKGFGIVGVPFFTQSCAVNNIYCHVHQGLLKVPPSTDETLLPGVRVPLRASDMPSFVSAPSQYPAFLRMVVDQFSNVDKADWIFCNTFYELEVEEADWMLKFWPLRTIGPTIPSMYLDKRHEDDKEYGFSLFKPNSDACMTWLNDRPKGSVAYVSFGSLAELGAEQMEELAWGLKNSNICFLWVVREKEATKLPSGFAEAIKEKGLVISWCPQLEVLANEAIGCFVTHCGWNSTLEALSSGVPMVAVPQWTDQSTNAKYIMDVWKMGLRAKADEEGIMRRQEIENCVREIMEGERGKEIKKNAWKWKELARKAVDEGGSSDRNIDEFIAKLVQHEHVAS is encoded by the exons atggagaaggagaaggaagaTGGAGCCTACAAAGCTCACTGTGTAGTCGTCCCGTTTCCAACCCAAGGCCACATAAATCCCATGCTCCAATTCTCCAAGCGCTTAGAGCGCAAAGGCCTCAAAGTCACACTCGTCACAACCAAATCATTTCAAAACCGCTCATCATCCCAGTCCACGTCCATTGCCTTAGAGACCATCTCCGACGGCTACGACGACGGCGGGATGGTGGTGGCCGAGAGCACCGAAGACTACCTGGATAGATTTCGTGAAATCGGGTCAAGGACCCTGACGGAGGTCATCCATAAGCTCTCAGACTCGGGCCATAGAGTTGATGGTATCGTTTATGATGCGTTTATGCCTTGGCCACTGGATGTAGCCAAAGGGTTTGGGATCGTTGGGGTACCTTTCTTCACTCAGTCTTGCGCTGTTAACAACATATACTGCCATGTCCATCAGGGTTTGCTCAAAGTTCCTCCAAGTACTGATGAGACGTTGCTTCCTGGAGTGCGGGTACCTCTTCGAGCTTCGGATATGCCATCTTTTGTTTCTGCTCCCAGTCAGTACCCGGCTTTTCTTAGAATGGTTGTGGATCAGTTCTCCAATGTTGACAAGGCTGATTGGATCTTCTGCAACACATTTTATGAGCTAGAAGTAGAG GAGGCGGATTGGATGTTAAAGTTTTGGCCATTGAGGACGATCGGTCCAACCATACCATCCATGTACCTGGATAAACGACATGAGGATGACAAAGAATATGGCTTCAGCCTCTTTAAGCCAAATAGTGATGCCTGCATGACATGGCTAAATGACCGACCAAAGGGATCGGTAGCTTACGTGTCATTTGGCAGCCTAGCAGAACTTGGAGCTGAGCAAATGGAGGAACTGGCCTGGGGTTTAAAGAACAGCAACATCTGCTTCTTGTGGGTCGTCAGAGAGAAAGAAGCAACCAAGCTTCCTAGTGGGTTTGCAGAGGCGATAAAGGAGAAGGGTTTGGTGATCTCATGGTGTccacaattggaggttttggCAAACGAAGCTATTGGTTGTTTCGTTACGCACTGCGGTTGGAACTCGACTTTGGAGGCACTGAGCTCAGGGGTTCCAATGGTTGCTGTGCCACAATGGACTGATCAGAGCACTAATGCAAAGTATATCATGGATGTGTGGAAAATGGGGCTTAGAGCTAAAGCTGATGAGGAAGGGATAATGAGGCGACAAGAAATAGAAAATTGTGTGAGAGAAATaatggagggagagagagggaaagaGATAAAAAAGAATGCTTGGAAGTGGAAAGAGTTGGCCAGAAAGGCTGTGGATGAAGGTGGAAGTTCGGATAGAAACATTGATGAGTTCATTGCAAAACTAGTTCAGCATGAACATGTAGCTAGCTAA